Below is a genomic region from Blochmannia endosymbiont of Camponotus modoc.
ATAATTTATGTCGTATTGTTGAAATTGCTATTCAATCCGGAGCAAGCACAATTAATATTCCTGATACAGTGGGCTACACCACCCCATATCAGTTTGGACAAATTATTACGTCTTTATATAATCGTGTCCCTATTATTGATAAAGCTATCATTTCTGTTCATTGTCATGATGATTTAGGAATGGCAGTTGGTAATTCTATTTCAGCTATACAGGCAGGAGCTCGTCAAATTGAAGGTACTATAAATGGTATTGGTGAACGAGCAGGAAATACTGCTCTAGAAGAAATAATTATGGCCATCAAAGTACGAGAAGATTTACTGAACGTATATACTAATGTTCGTTGCCAAGAAATTTATAGAGCTAGTCAAGTAGTTAGTCAATTGTGTAATATCCCTATCCCAGCTAATAAAGCAATAGTTGGCTCCAATGCTTTCTCTCATTCTGCAGGTATTCATCAAGATGGTATATTAAAAAACAGAAAAAATTATGAAATTATGACCCCTGAAACTATTGGTTTAAAAGATGTCAAATTAAATCTCACATCTCGATCTGGAAGAGCGGCAGTAAAACATCATATGAAAATAATGGGTTATCAAGAAAGTGATTATGACATGGATAAGTTATATGATGTTTTTTTAGAATTAGCAGATAAAAAAGGACAAGTATTTGATTATGATCTAGAAGCATTAGCATTCATTAATAATCAACAAGAACAGTCAGAATTCTTCAGATTAAAATGTTTTCATGTAGATTCTAGCTCTTCTGGAATTGCTCACGCTTCAGTAAAATTATATTGTGGAAACAACACATGCACTCATTCGTCGAGTGGTAATGGACCAATAGATGCAATTTATGAAGCGTTAACTCACATTTCTAAGTTATCTATAAATTTAGAAAGATATCAACTGAATGCAAAAGGACATGGTCGTAACGCGTTAGGACAAGTGGATATTGTTGTATCGTATGAAGGACGCAATTTTCATGGAGTTGGATTAGATACAGATGTAATAGGATCTTCAGTAAAAGCCATGATTCATGTTTTAAATAATATTTGGCGCGCGAAACAAGTGATAATGCAACGCAAATATATAAAAAAAAATAATAATCAGTAATTTGGAAAACCTAAATACTTATGAATAATAATTATCATATTGCAGTATTACCAGGGGATGGTATCGGACCGGAAACTACAAGACAAGTTTATAAAACTTTAAATGTAATAAAAAAACAATTTCAAATCAATATTGTCACCACAGAACATAAAATAGGAGGAGATGCAATTAATAGCGAAGGCACTCCTTTTCCGAATAGTACTTTAAAATATTGCGAACAATCAGATGCTATATTATTTGGAGCAGTAGGAGGGCCACAGTGGACACATTTAACAGGATCAGAAAGACCGGAACAAGGAGCTTTATTAGCTTTACGCAAGCACTTTAATTTATTCGCTAATTTAAGACCTATATATCTTGCTGATGCATTAAAAGAATTATCTCCTTTAAATACAAACATCATTCCAAATGGAATTGATATTATATTCGTACGTGAGTTAACCGGAGGTATTTATTTTGGTAAACCACAAGGACGTTCAGGAACAGGTTTAAATGAATATGCTTTTGATACTGCAATTTATCATCGCTTTGAAATAGAACGTATTGCCAACATTGCTTTTAAATTAGCTCAAAAAAGACGTAAACGTGTGTCTTCTGTAGACAAAGCTAACGTGCTGCATACTTCTATGTTATGGAGAGAAGTGGTATCACATCTTGCAAAAAATTATCCAGATGTTGAATTAGAACATTTATACATTGATAATGCTAGCATGCAATTAATAAACAATCCTTCTAAATTTGATATTATTCTATGTCCAAATTTATTTGGAGACATTCTATCTGATGAATGTGCTATGATAAGTGGATCCATTGGTATGCTACCTTCTGCTAGTATTAATGAACACAATTTTGGTTTGTATGAACCTGCCGGAGGATCAGCTCCGGATATTGCAGGAAAAAATATCGCTAATCCTATCGCACATATTCTTTCTGCTGCGTTATTATTTAGACATAGTTTAAAATTAGATTATATTGCAATTGAAATTGAAAAAGCAGTTGCTCAAGCATTAATGTTAGGATATCGAACTATTGATATAGCAAAAAAACACGAAAAAAGCATAAGCACCAATAAAATGGGTGATATTATAGCTGCGTTAATTAAAAACGAAAGAGAAAAATAATATGGGAAAATCCTTATACCAGAAGTTATACGATGCACATATAGTTTATGAAAATAAAGATGATGTTCCAATATTATATATTGATAGACATTTATTACATGAAGTTACATCACCCCAAGCTTTTGAAGCACTACGTCTAAGAAAACGTATAGTTAGACAACCAAATAAAACATTTGCCACTATGGATCATAATGTCCCCACTACAACAAAAAATATTAATCATTC
It encodes:
- the leuA gene encoding 2-isopropylmalate synthase, encoding MSQKVIIFDTTLRDGEQALQASLNVKEKLQIAFALERLGVDIMEVGFPISSPGDFESVHTIAQQIKNSLVCALARCIDNDIDVAAEALKVAKNFRIHIFLPTSNVHIQSKLKKNFDQIIDMTVHAIRYARKYTDDIEFSCEDAGRTNIDNLCRIVEIAIQSGASTINIPDTVGYTTPYQFGQIITSLYNRVPIIDKAIISVHCHDDLGMAVGNSISAIQAGARQIEGTINGIGERAGNTALEEIIMAIKVREDLLNVYTNVRCQEIYRASQVVSQLCNIPIPANKAIVGSNAFSHSAGIHQDGILKNRKNYEIMTPETIGLKDVKLNLTSRSGRAAVKHHMKIMGYQESDYDMDKLYDVFLELADKKGQVFDYDLEALAFINNQQEQSEFFRLKCFHVDSSSSGIAHASVKLYCGNNTCTHSSSGNGPIDAIYEALTHISKLSINLERYQLNAKGHGRNALGQVDIVVSYEGRNFHGVGLDTDVIGSSVKAMIHVLNNIWRAKQVIMQRKYIKKNNNQ
- the leuB gene encoding 3-isopropylmalate dehydrogenase; amino-acid sequence: MNNNYHIAVLPGDGIGPETTRQVYKTLNVIKKQFQINIVTTEHKIGGDAINSEGTPFPNSTLKYCEQSDAILFGAVGGPQWTHLTGSERPEQGALLALRKHFNLFANLRPIYLADALKELSPLNTNIIPNGIDIIFVRELTGGIYFGKPQGRSGTGLNEYAFDTAIYHRFEIERIANIAFKLAQKRRKRVSSVDKANVLHTSMLWREVVSHLAKNYPDVELEHLYIDNASMQLINNPSKFDIILCPNLFGDILSDECAMISGSIGMLPSASINEHNFGLYEPAGGSAPDIAGKNIANPIAHILSAALLFRHSLKLDYIAIEIEKAVAQALMLGYRTIDIAKKHEKSISTNKMGDIIAALIKNEREK